From the Parus major isolate Abel unplaced genomic scaffold, Parus_major1.1 Scaffold561, whole genome shotgun sequence genome, one window contains:
- the LOC107199301 gene encoding leucine-rich repeat and fibronectin type III domain-containing protein 1-like protein produces SCQNLSPSFTILCTKTGLLFVPSGIDRRTAELRLMDNFITVLRKRDFANMTQLIHLTLSRNTISQIMPYAFADLRGLHALHLDSNRLTSINEDHFKGLINLRHLILSNNQLSFISPKSLDDFLETIEDLDLSYNNLVDVPWATVAKLSNVNTVSLDHNLIEFVPEGIFSNLHKLARLDMTSNKLKKIPPDPLFSRIPVYAKSKGSPLSSLVLSFGGNPLHCNCELVWLRRLTREDDLETCASPPELMGKYFWSIREEEFVCEPPMITHRTPKLATAVGQSASLKCKAVGDPDPYVRWIAPDGKLVANTSRTVSYQNGTLDILEAALGDQGTFTCIASNAAGESTAPVEFRVTAEGNGTECEDEEGGKKAGTGGPEPSDILISAKSSFSNDSKLEKGERGGGVVVAEVTATSALVRWPPQEEELEGLRMYQIQYNSSGDEIL; encoded by the coding sequence TCCTGCCAGAACCTCTCCCCTTCCTTCACCATCCTCTGCACCAAAACCGGGCTCCTCTTCGTGCCGTCCGGCATCGACCGCCGCACGGCCGAGCTCCGCCTGATGGACAACTTCATCACCGTCCTCCGCAAGCGGGATTTCGCCAACATGACCCAACTGATCCACCTGACGCTGTCGCGCAACACCATCAGCCAGATCATGCCTTACGCCTTCGCCGACCTCAGGGGTCTCCACGCCCTCCACCTCGACAGCAACCGCCTGACGTCCATTAACGAGGACCACTTCAAGGGGTTAATTAATTTGCGCCATTTAATCCTCAGCAACAACCAGCTGAGCTTCATCTCGCCCAAATCCTTGGACGATTTCTTGGAGACCATCGAGGATTTGGATTTGTCCTACAATAATCTGGTGGACGTCCCGTGGGCGACGGTGGCCAAGCTGTCCAACGTCAACACGGTGAGTTTGGATCACAACCTGATCGAGTTCGTGCCCGAGGGGATTTTTTCCAACCTCCACAAGCTGGCCAGGTTGGACATGACCTCCAACAAGTTGAAGAAGATCCCGCCGGATCCGTTGTTCTCCCGCATTCCCGTCTACGCCAAATCCAAAGGTTCTCCGCTGAGCTCCCTGGTGTTGAGTTTCGGCGGGAATCCTCTCCACTGTAACTGCGAGCTGGTTTGGCTGCGCCGCCTGACGCGCGAGGACGACCTGGAAACCTGCGCCTCGCCGCCGGAATTGATGGGAAAATACTTCTGGAGCATCCGCGAGGAGGAATTCGTCTGCGAACCTCCCATGATCACCCACAGGACGCCCAAACTCGCCACGGCCGTGGGTCAGAGCGCGTCCCTCAAGTGCAAAGCCGTGGGAGATCCCGATCCCTACGTGCGCTGGATCGCTCCCGACGGCAAGTTGGTGGCCAACACCTCCAGGACGGTTTCCTACCAAAACGGGACTTTGGATATTTTGGAAGCGGCGTTGGGCGATCAGGGAACCTTCACCTGCATCGCCTCCAACGCCGCCGGCGAGTCGACGGCGCCGGTGGAGTTCCGGGTGACGGCGGAAGGGAACGGGACGGAGTGCGAGGAtgaggagggggggaaaaaggcgGGGACGGGCGGGCCGGAGCCGTCGGATATCCTGATTTCCGCCAAATCCAGCTTTTCCAACGATTCCAAGCTGGAaaagggggagaggggaggaggggtgGTGGTGGCCGAGGTGACGGCGACGTCGGCGTTGGTGAGGTGGCCGCcgcaggaggaggagctggaggggtTGAGGATGTACCAGATCCAGTACAACAGCTCGGGAGATGAGATCCTG